One Xiphophorus hellerii strain 12219 chromosome 1, Xiphophorus_hellerii-4.1, whole genome shotgun sequence DNA segment encodes these proteins:
- the LOC116713953 gene encoding transmembrane protein 198-like has translation MMAVSSLYITEEPGAGITELDICVLNNNVQYEVIPSVVCSVCLSFGLIYCFFGYRCFKMVMFFSGFMFASSAVLLFYHKEPDFTGQLREDAKAGIGLGVGVLCGLFTALVSTLGLLLCGLQLGSLLSLSMLVIVGQFHSLTPVWVPLCAVLAASIASAVFTLQWQRLFSIFYTSVFGATTVMLCADYTVGAFVLPHQVYDVFCEAAPRPFCWFNWAITGICPVLSTVGMLVQWWLTARGVSHFEGANKKQKKYGTKQKSREDRRRPRPYRQRRPPPLKRYAGDVLAPSYLHKLQERQLGTGSSTSSVSTITHTLIDFNFETGSMVPLTSASPIFTV, from the exons ATGATGGCAGTGTCTTCACTCTACATTACAGAGGAACCTGGAGCTGGAATCACTGAACTGGATATATGTGTTCTTAACAATAATGTGCAATACGAAGTCATCCCGTCTGTCGTGTGCTCCGTCTGCCTTTCATTCGGCCTCATCTACTGCTTTTTTG GCTATCGCTGCTTCAAGATGGTCATGTTCTTCTCCGGCTTCATGTTTGCCTCATCTGCCGTGCTCCTGTTCTACCATAAGGAGCCAGACTTTACGGGTCAGTTGAGAGAGGACGCCAAGGCGGGCATCGGGCTTGGAGTCGGCGTGCTGTGTGGACTGTTTACCGCGCTGGTGTCCACGCTGGGACTCCTCCTCTGTGGCCTGCAGCTCGGAAGCCTCCTCTCCCTGTCCATGCTGGTGATTGTGGGACAGTTTCACAGCCTTACTCCAGTGTGGGTGCCTCTTTGTGCCGTACTGGCTGCCAGCATCGCGTCTGCTGTGTTCACGCTGCAGTGGCAGAGGTTGTTCAGCATCTTCTACACGTCTGTGTTTGGAGCTACGACCGTGATGCTGTGCGCGGACTACACGGTGGGCGCGTTTGTGCTGCCGCATCAAGTGTATGACGTGTTTTGTGAAGCGGCTCCGCGACCCTTCTGCTGGTTTAACTGGGCAATCACTGGGATCTGTCCTGTTTTGAGCACCGTGGGCATGTTGGTGCAGTGGTGGCTTACTGCGAGAGGAGTTTCACACTTTGAAG gtgcaaataaaaaacagaagaaatatggAACGAAGCAGAAAAGTAGGGAAGACAGGAGAAGACCTCGGCCATACCGGCAGCGCAGGCCTCCGCCTCTGAAGCGATATGCTGGAGATGTCCTCGCACCA AGTTATCTCCACAAACTCCAAGAGCGTCAACTGGGCACCGGCTCCTCCACCAGCAGCGTCAGCACCATCACACACACCCTGATCGACTTCAACTTCGAGACGGGCTCCATGGTGCCTCTTACCTCCGCCTCCCCCATCTTCACAGTCTAA